The Motacilla alba alba isolate MOTALB_02 chromosome 14, Motacilla_alba_V1.0_pri, whole genome shotgun sequence genome includes a region encoding these proteins:
- the GPRC5B gene encoding G-protein coupled receptor family C group 5 member B, whose translation MKTYPAIGFFLLLVISYGSSENSSTPRGCGLDLLPQYVYLCDLDAIWGIVLEAVAGAGVLTTLLLMLILLVRLPFIKDKEKKSPLGMHFLFLFGTLGLFGLTFAFIIQEDEMVCSTRRFLWGVIFALCFSCLLAQAWRLRRLVRHGKSPSGWHLAGVATCLMLVQVIIATEWLILTVVRDNKLACSYEPMDFVMASIYVMFLMVFTMGFSFFTLCGKFKKWKKNGVCLIITLFFSILIWVAWMTMYLFGNAELQRRDKWSDPTLAIALVSSGWVFVIFHAIPEVHCTILPSQQENTPNYFDTSQPRMRETAFEEDIQLPRSYMENKAFSMDEHNAALRTAGFRNGSLGSRPSAPFRSNVYQPTEMAVVLNGGTIPTAPPSYTGRHLW comes from the exons atgaaaacctaCCCAGCCATTGgtttcttcctgctgctggtgatCAGCTATGGCTCTTCAGAGAACTCCAGCACGCCCCGAGGCTGCGGGCTGGATCTGCTCCCCCAGTACGTGTACCTGTGTGACCTGGATGCCATCTGGGGCATCGTGCTGGAGGCGGTGGCGGGGGCAGGTGTGCTGACCACGCTGCTGCTGATGCTGATTCTGCTGGTGAGGCTGCCCTTCATCAAGGACAAGGAGAAGAAGAGCCCCCTGGGGATGcacttcctctttctcttcGGGACTCTGGGGCTCTTTGGGCTGACGTTTGCTTTCATCATCCAGGAAGATGAGATGGTGTGCTCCACCCGAAGGTTCCTCTGGGGAGTTATCTTTGCTTTGTGCTTCTCCTGCTTGCTAGCCCAAGCCTGGAGGCTTCGCAGGCTCGTTCGCCACGGGAAGAGCCCGTCTGGCTGGCACCTGGCCGGGGTGGCCACCTGCCTGATGCTGGTGCAGGTCATCATTGCCACCGAGTGGCTGATCCTGACCGTGGTCAGAGATAACAAGCTGGCCTGCAGCTACGAGCCCATGGATTTTGTCATGGCTTCCATTTACGTTATGTTCCTGATGGTGTTCACCATGGGATTTTCGTTTTTCACTCTCTGTGGGAAGtttaagaaatggaagaaaaacgGAGTATGCCTCATTataaccctttttttttccattctgattTGGGTGGCCTGGATGACTATGTACCTCTTCGGGaatgctgagctgcagagaagaGACAAATGGAGTGATCCCACTCTGGCTATTGCACTGGTGTCCAGTGGCTGGGTGTTTGTCATTTTTCATGCCATCCCAGAGGTCCACTGTACCATCCTtccatcccagcaggaaaacacaccCAATTATTTTGATACTTCGCAGCCAAGGATGCGTGAAACCGCTTTTGAGGAAGATATACAGCTTCCTAGGAGCTACATGGAAAATAAAGCCTTTTCAATGGATGAACATAATGCAG CGCTGAGAACGGCAGGATTCCGGAACGGCAGTTTGGGAAGCCGGCCTAGCGCTCCTTTCAGAAGCAATGTTTATCAGCCAACTGAGATGGCAGTTGTGCTAAATGGTGGGACT ATACCAACTGCTCCGCCAAGTTACACTGGACGACACCTCTGGTGA